A stretch of DNA from Micromonospora sp. NBC_01813:
TTCGCGCAGCCGCACCAGCAGGTCGGTGGGATCTCCGGTGGCCTTGCCCTGGGCGAATGCGGCGTTGCCGCCGCCTCTGCCGGCGAGCAGCTGTCTGATCAGGTCGGCGGCGGAGAGCCCGCGTTCGACGCCGGCGCTGGTGACGGTCACGACGACACCCGGTCCGGCGACGACGCCGACGACGCCGGGACGGCTGCCGAGCCGGTCGCGGACCTTCTCCGCGAGGCGTCGGCCGTCGCCGGTGGCGGTGACTCCGACGAAGGCCACGCCGTCGAGGTCGACGGCCCCGGAGGCGTGGCTCTCGGCGTCGGCGTCGATCAGCCGGTCGCGCAGGTCGTTGGCTTCACGTTCGGTCTGCTTCATCCGGGACAGCAGGGCGGCCACCCGGTTGGGGAGTTCCTCGGGCCGGGCCTTGAGCTGGGCGGCGAGTCGTTGCACGAGGTCGCGTTCGCGGGCCAGGTACCGGAACGCCTCGATTCCGGTGACCGCTTCGATCCGGCGCTGGCCGGCACCGATTGACGATTCGCCGGTCACGGCCAGGGAGCCGATCTGGGCCGAGCGGTCGACGTGGGTCCCGCCGCACAGTTCCCGGGACCAGTCGCCGCCGATGTCGACGACCCGGACGGTCTCGTCGTAGGTTTCGCCGAACAGCGCCAGCGCGCCCTCGGCGCGGGCGCGTTCCAGCGGCAGGTACCGCACATCGACGGGCAGGTCGCGGCGAATGGCCAGGTTGGCGACCTCCTCGACCTCGCTGCGGGTGGCGTCGGACAGGCCGCCGCGCCAGGCGAAATCCAGACGCAGGTAACCGGGCCGGTTGTACGAGCCGGACTGCAGCGCGTGGGGCCCGAGCACCTGGCGCAGGGCGGCGTGCACGACGTGGGTGCCCGAGTGCGCCTGCCGGGCACCGAGGCGCCAGTCGGGGTCGACCGTGGCGTGCACCACGTCCCCGACGGCGAGGCCGCCGTCGGCGATCCGGACGGTGTGCGCGATCAGACCCTTGACCGGCCGCTGCACGTCGATGACCTCGGCACGCAGATTCGGGCCGGTGAGCGCACCGGCGTCGGAATCCTGACCGCCGCTCTCGGCGTAGAACGGTGAGCGGTCCAGCGCGACGGTGACGATGTCGCCTGCCTGCGCTGCGGCAGCGGGTGTTGCGCCGGACCAGATCGCGACGACCGTCGACTCGGTGTCGAGGGTGTCGTAGGCGACCCAGTCAGTCGGCCCATCGGCATCCAGCACTGCCCGGTACGCGGACAGGTCGGCGTGGCCGGTCTTGCGGGCCTTCGCGTCGGCCTTCGCCCGGGCGCGCTGCTCGGCCATCAGCGCCCGGAAACCGTCGGCGTCCACGGTCAGCCCCTGCTCGGCGGCGATCTCCAGGGTGAGGTCGATCGGGAAGCCGTACGTGTCGTGCAGCTGGAACGCCTTGTCCCCGGCCAGCACCGGGCGTCTGGCTTTCTTCGTCTCGGCGATCGCGGTGTCGAGGATGGTGGTGCCGGCTCGCAACGTACCGAGAAAGGTGTCCTCCTCGGCGTACGCGGTCGCGGCGATCCGGTCGAAGTCGGCGGCGAGTTCCGGGTACGACGGGGACATGCAGTCGCGGGCGACAGGCAGCAGTTCCGGCAGTGCCCGGTCCTGCCAGCCGAGCAACCGCATCGCGCGAATGGCGCGACGCATGATCCGCCGCAGCACGTAGCCACGGCCCTCGTTGGACGGGGTCACCCCGTCGCCAATGAGCATCAGCGAGGTCCGCACGTGGTCGGCGATGACCCGCAGGCGTACGTCGTCGGGGTGGGACTGGGTGGCCGCCTGCCCGGAGCGGAGGCCGTAGCGCTTGCCGGTCAGGTCGGCGGCCCGGGCCAGGATGGGGCGGACCTCGTCGATCTCGTAGAGATTGTCCACGCCCTGCAGGATCGACGCGATCCGCTCCAGGCCCATCCCGGTGTCGATGTTCTTGGCGGGCAGCTCACCGACGATCCGGAAGTCCTCCTTCGACACGACGTCGGCGATCTCGTACTGCATGAAGACGAGGTTCCAAAACTCGAGGTACCGGTCCTCGTCGGCCTCCGGGCCGCCCTCGGTGCCGTAGGCGGGGCCCCGGTCGTAGTACAGCTCGGAGCAAGGGCCGGCCGGGCCGGGGATGCCCATCGACCAGAAGTTGTCGGCCTTGCCGCGGCGCACGATCCGCTCGACCGGAACTCCGGTGGTGAGCCACAGGTCGTACGCCTCGTCGTCGTCCAGGTAGACGGTCGCCCAGATCCGTTCCGGGTCCAGGCCGAAGCCGCCCTGCTTGACCGGCTTGGTCGACAGTTCCCAGGCGAGGCGGACCGCACCGGCCTTGAAGTAGTCACCGAACGAGAAGTTGCCGTTCATCTGGAAGAACGTGCCGTGCCGGCTGGTCTTGCCGACCTCGTCGATGTCCGGCGTCCGGATGCACTTCTGCACCGAGGCCGCGGTCGGGTAGGGCGCAGGCCGCTGACCGAGGAAGAACGGGACGAACTGCACCATCCCTGCGTTGATGAACAGGAGGTTGGGATCCGAGATCGCCGGCAGCGGAGCCGACGGGACGACCGTGTGCCCGTTCGCCGCGAAGTGGGCCAGGAACCGCTGCTTGATTTCCGCCGTGCGCACCAACGCCCCCCTTATTGCGAAGATTTTGCAACTGCATCTTATGCGTGACAGGGGAGGCGGGTCGGTGCACCCCGCACCCGCACCCGCCACCGCGGCCACGACCGCAGACCGACCGAAGCTTTTTGCGAGTATTTTGCAGTTGCATATGATTGGCAGCTGTGCAGACCTCGACCGGCACCCCACGCCCCATCACCAGATACGGCTCCCCCGTCCTGCACCGCCGCTGCGCCGAGGTGACCGTCTTCGACGACGCCCTCGCCGGGCTCGTGGCCGACATGTTCGCCAGCATGTACGCCGCACGCGGTGTGGGGCTGGCGGCCAACCAGATCGGCGTAGACGCCCGGATCTTCGTCGTCGACTGCCCTGACTCGACCGGCGCCCACACTGTCGCCGCGATCGTCAACCCGGTCCTGCACCTGCCCGATCAGCGGGAGCTGGCCACCGACGTCGAAGGATGCCTGTCCGTGCCCGGCCAGCACGCCGACCTGGCCCGCTGCGCCACCGCCACCGTCACCGGGTTCGACACGTACGGGACGGAGATCCGGCTCAACGGCAGCGGCACCCTGGCCCGGTGCTTCCAGCACGAGGTCGACCACCTCGACGGCCTCGCCTACGTCGACCGGCTCCCGGCCAAACTTCGCAGGAGAATCGTCACCGCCAGCGCTGAGCATCCCGGCGTCGGCGCAGGCGTCAACACGACCCCGGGCCACTGAACAATGCCCATCGTCCTCGGCATCGAGACCTCCTGCGACGAGACCGGCGTCGGAGTCGTCGCCGACGGGGTCCTCCTCAGTGACGCGCTCGCCACCAGCATGGACGAACACGCCCGCTTCGGCGGCGTCGTCCCCGAGATCGCCGCCCGCGCACACCTGCACGCCATCACCCCGATGGTCCGCCACGCCCTCGACCGTGCCGGCATCGACATCAGCCAGATCGACGCCGTCGCCGCCACCGCCGGCCCCGGCCTCGCCACCGCCGTGCAAGTAGGCCTCGCCGCCGGCAAGGCTTACGCCCTCAGCGTCGGCGTGCCGTTCTACGGCGTTCACCACCTCGCCGGTCATGCCGCCGTCGACGTCCTCGAGCACGGGCCGCTGCCCGCCCGAAGCGTCGCGTTGATCGTCTCTGGCGGGCACACCTCCCTGCTACTGATCGGTGACCTCGCGACCGAGCCGGTCGTCCACCTCGGCGACACCGTCGACGACGCCGCAGGAGAGGCGTTCGACAAGGTCGCCCGCCTGCTTGGTCTGCCCTACCCTGGCGGCCCGGCCATCGACCGGGTCGCCCGCGACGGCGACCCCGACGCGATCGCCTTCCCCCGTCCGATGACCGGACCGACCGACCCGCCCTACCAGTTCTCCTTCTCCGGCCTCAAGACCGCCGTCGCCCGCTGGGTCGAAAGAACCGGTGAGCGACCCGTACCAGTGGCCGACGTCGCGGCGTCATTTCAGGAAGCCGTGGCCGACACTCTCACCCGCAAGGCCCTGGCTGCCTGCCGGGACCATCAGGTCGACACGCTCCTGCTCGTCGGCGGCGTCGCCGCCAACAGCCGCGTCCGTGCCCTCGCCGAACACCGTTGCGCCACCGCCGGCATCCGACTCCGGGTGCCCTCGGCGCGGCTCTGCACCGACAACGGCGCCATGATCGCGGCGCTCGGTGACCTGCTCGTGCGCGCCGACGTCACCCCCGACCGGCTCGATCTGGGCGCCGACCCGGCCGCGGTCCTGCATGGCGCCCTGCTGCACGGCCACCGCCCGAGGCCAGCCCCCTGAACACTCCGACGACGCACAAATGCGTACCGTGTGGACCAGGGCCGGCCGGTCCCACGGGCCCTGCGGGACTCACTCCCGGGCCGGGCCTGGGCGACACCTGTGGTGTCCGCCCAGGCACCGATCCCGTCAGTTTCCGCGCAACTGGCCAGCGGCGGCGACCAGATGCCGCAGCGACGCCTCGACCTCGGCGTAGCCGCGGGTCTTCAGACCGCAGTCCGGGTTGACCCACAACCGCCCGGCCGGCACCGCCGCGACCGCCCGACGCAGCGCCTCGACCACCTCACCGAGGGCCGGCACCCGAGGCGAGTGGATGTCCCACACCCCCGGCCCGACACCGCGCCGGTAACCGATCGCGGCAAGATCGTCGAGAACCTCCATCTTCGACCGAGACGCCTCAATGCTGGTCACGTCCGCGTCGAGCGCATCGATCGCGGCGATCACCTCGCCGAACTCGCTATAGCACAGATGGGTGTGGATCTGGGTGTCGTCGGCGACGCCGCTGGTGGCCAGCCGGAACGCACCAACCGCCCAGTCCAGGTACGCCTGCTGGTCGGCCCGACGCAGCGGCAAGGTCTCCCGCAGCGCCGGCTCGTCGACCTGGATCGCCCG
This window harbors:
- the tsaD gene encoding tRNA (adenosine(37)-N6)-threonylcarbamoyltransferase complex transferase subunit TsaD translates to MPIVLGIETSCDETGVGVVADGVLLSDALATSMDEHARFGGVVPEIAARAHLHAITPMVRHALDRAGIDISQIDAVAATAGPGLATAVQVGLAAGKAYALSVGVPFYGVHHLAGHAAVDVLEHGPLPARSVALIVSGGHTSLLLIGDLATEPVVHLGDTVDDAAGEAFDKVARLLGLPYPGGPAIDRVARDGDPDAIAFPRPMTGPTDPPYQFSFSGLKTAVARWVERTGERPVPVADVAASFQEAVADTLTRKALAACRDHQVDTLLLVGGVAANSRVRALAEHRCATAGIRLRVPSARLCTDNGAMIAALGDLLVRADVTPDRLDLGADPAAVLHGALLHGHRPRPAP
- the def gene encoding peptide deformylase: MQTSTGTPRPITRYGSPVLHRRCAEVTVFDDALAGLVADMFASMYAARGVGLAANQIGVDARIFVVDCPDSTGAHTVAAIVNPVLHLPDQRELATDVEGCLSVPGQHADLARCATATVTGFDTYGTEIRLNGSGTLARCFQHEVDHLDGLAYVDRLPAKLRRRIVTASAEHPGVGAGVNTTPGH
- the alaS gene encoding alanine--tRNA ligase is translated as MRTAEIKQRFLAHFAANGHTVVPSAPLPAISDPNLLFINAGMVQFVPFFLGQRPAPYPTAASVQKCIRTPDIDEVGKTSRHGTFFQMNGNFSFGDYFKAGAVRLAWELSTKPVKQGGFGLDPERIWATVYLDDDEAYDLWLTTGVPVERIVRRGKADNFWSMGIPGPAGPCSELYYDRGPAYGTEGGPEADEDRYLEFWNLVFMQYEIADVVSKEDFRIVGELPAKNIDTGMGLERIASILQGVDNLYEIDEVRPILARAADLTGKRYGLRSGQAATQSHPDDVRLRVIADHVRTSLMLIGDGVTPSNEGRGYVLRRIMRRAIRAMRLLGWQDRALPELLPVARDCMSPSYPELAADFDRIAATAYAEEDTFLGTLRAGTTILDTAIAETKKARRPVLAGDKAFQLHDTYGFPIDLTLEIAAEQGLTVDADGFRALMAEQRARAKADAKARKTGHADLSAYRAVLDADGPTDWVAYDTLDTESTVVAIWSGATPAAAAQAGDIVTVALDRSPFYAESGGQDSDAGALTGPNLRAEVIDVQRPVKGLIAHTVRIADGGLAVGDVVHATVDPDWRLGARQAHSGTHVVHAALRQVLGPHALQSGSYNRPGYLRLDFAWRGGLSDATRSEVEEVANLAIRRDLPVDVRYLPLERARAEGALALFGETYDETVRVVDIGGDWSRELCGGTHVDRSAQIGSLAVTGESSIGAGQRRIEAVTGIEAFRYLARERDLVQRLAAQLKARPEELPNRVAALLSRMKQTEREANDLRDRLIDADAESHASGAVDLDGVAFVGVTATGDGRRLAEKVRDRLGSRPGVVGVVAGPGVVVTVTSAGVERGLSAADLIRQLLAGRGGGNAAFAQGKATGDPTDLLVRLRELTTAA